The Fimbriimonas ginsengisoli Gsoil 348 genome window below encodes:
- a CDS encoding DUF2089 domain-containing protein, with product MSKDKYHPIPARDPVSGGDLYISELANEDSGITIRGKFEVPRYARLDPEQQRFLETFLRCRGMLNSVERELKMSYPTVRARLDSLLESLDLTPMREETGRKDKNGDKKRKVLDQLEKGEITAEEAKSKLGVLK from the coding sequence ATGAGCAAGGATAAGTATCATCCCATACCCGCGAGAGACCCGGTCTCTGGCGGCGATCTCTACATCTCCGAGCTCGCCAACGAAGATAGTGGCATCACCATTCGTGGGAAATTCGAGGTCCCTCGCTATGCCCGGCTAGATCCGGAGCAGCAGCGGTTTCTCGAAACATTTCTCCGCTGCCGTGGAATGCTCAACTCCGTAGAGCGCGAGCTGAAAATGAGCTATCCGACCGTCCGGGCGAGATTGGACTCCCTTCTAGAGTCGCTCGATCTGACGCCGATGCGCGAAGAAACGGGTCGTAAGGATAAGAATGGAGATAAGAAGCGGAAGGTGCTGGACCAGCTCGAGAAGGGCGAGATTACGGCCGAAGAAGCGAAGAGCAAGTTGGGAGTTTTAAAATGA
- a CDS encoding stalk domain-containing protein codes for MSLAQGISVNVNGQPVSFPGVGPQQVSGRVMVPLRGVMEKLGAYVGYEASTRTVTATRGDIDLQLRLGDRVARLNGREVTLDVPAMEYRGSTLVPLRFMGEALGADVRWDGVAQSVNILTNNAGVGRPDDFHAPPTPGALDVVSLDSDHTGFLRAGMPVRYVLQGTPGGTATLQIPGVTQEVPMTEVSPGRYEATVAMPSSALTVNGAKALARLRRGNAEKVINAATAVTVDTEIPKILENSPTPNSRTSSPQPNITASFDDGSGSGIATDRVRILLDGRNVTSDATVTSKFFAYRPPTALAPGKHEVSVFAEDRAGNPANQSWTFNVGQRSDVIRSFTSDAGNDPQPGQVVHFTLVGEPGGKGSIDLGPGRDRVGLRETAPGRYVAEYTIRQDDDFFAMPIRASLRSKDGESYTTDPQNNAAAIRNHAILQRPKVTSPVEGERLNDSFQVTGTARRNSQVKVKVEYSASLLGVLGTKGTLAEQTLDVDSQGNFQSQPIHLSGFANSRGTTYTITVTSIGRDGKESDPVVIKARK; via the coding sequence ATGAGTCTGGCGCAAGGAATTTCGGTTAACGTCAACGGGCAGCCGGTCAGTTTTCCGGGAGTGGGACCCCAGCAGGTCAGCGGCCGGGTCATGGTTCCGTTGCGCGGAGTGATGGAGAAGTTGGGCGCTTACGTCGGATACGAGGCGTCGACCCGCACCGTAACGGCGACCAGAGGGGACATCGACTTGCAGCTAAGGCTGGGCGACCGGGTTGCCCGCCTGAACGGGCGCGAGGTGACGTTGGACGTCCCGGCGATGGAGTATCGCGGCAGCACGCTGGTGCCCTTGCGATTTATGGGTGAGGCGCTTGGGGCTGACGTCCGTTGGGATGGCGTCGCCCAATCTGTGAACATTCTCACGAACAATGCGGGAGTTGGACGTCCGGACGATTTCCATGCTCCGCCCACCCCCGGAGCGCTCGACGTGGTGTCGCTAGATTCCGACCATACGGGATTTCTGCGGGCCGGAATGCCCGTTCGGTACGTGCTGCAAGGGACGCCCGGGGGAACGGCCACGCTTCAAATACCGGGAGTGACGCAGGAAGTGCCGATGACGGAGGTTTCGCCCGGGCGTTACGAGGCGACCGTCGCGATGCCAAGTTCGGCACTCACGGTAAACGGGGCCAAGGCGCTTGCCCGGCTGCGGAGGGGAAACGCAGAGAAGGTAATTAACGCTGCGACGGCGGTGACCGTCGATACCGAGATTCCGAAGATTCTCGAGAACTCTCCGACGCCGAATTCGCGGACGAGCAGTCCTCAGCCGAACATTACGGCGAGTTTCGACGACGGGAGCGGCAGCGGCATCGCGACGGACCGGGTGCGGATACTTCTCGACGGACGCAACGTGACCTCCGACGCGACGGTGACTTCCAAGTTCTTCGCCTATCGCCCGCCGACGGCGCTCGCGCCCGGCAAGCACGAGGTTTCGGTCTTCGCGGAAGACAGAGCCGGAAATCCGGCGAACCAGAGTTGGACCTTCAACGTCGGCCAACGATCAGACGTGATCCGGTCGTTTACCTCGGATGCCGGTAACGACCCGCAACCGGGCCAGGTCGTCCACTTTACTTTGGTCGGCGAACCGGGCGGAAAGGGGTCGATCGATCTTGGGCCGGGGCGAGACCGGGTTGGCTTGCGGGAGACGGCTCCGGGGCGATACGTGGCGGAATATACGATCCGGCAGGACGACGACTTTTTCGCGATGCCGATTCGGGCTTCGCTCAGATCGAAGGACGGAGAGTCGTACACGACAGACCCACAGAATAACGCGGCGGCGATTCGCAACCACGCCATTCTGCAGCGCCCGAAGGTGACGTCGCCGGTGGAAGGGGAGCGGTTGAACGACTCGTTCCAAGTGACGGGCACGGCTCGCCGGAACAGTCAGGTTAAGGTCAAGGTGGAGTATTCCGCGAGTCTCCTGGGCGTGCTTGGCACGAAGGGGACGCTGGCGGAGCAGACGCTGGATGTAGACAGCCAAGGAAACTTCCAGTCGCAGCCGATCCACCTGAGCGGATTCGCCAATTCACGCGGGACGACGTACACGATCACGGTAACGTCAATCGGACGCGACGGTAAAGAGTCCGACCCGGTGGTCATCAAGGCCAGAAAGTAG
- a CDS encoding EVE domain-containing protein, with product MQYWLMKSEPDCYSIDDLAAEKKPAMWEGCRNYTVRNFMRDSMKAGDLAFFYHSSVDPAGIVGVMEIVGEAYPDPTQFDPTSEYYDEKSPRDNPRWLARNVRLVEKYARIATLAELREVPGLEEMLVLRRGQRLSVMPVTAEEWKIVNALPGLRA from the coding sequence ATGCAGTACTGGCTGATGAAGTCGGAGCCCGATTGTTACTCCATCGACGACCTTGCGGCGGAGAAGAAGCCGGCGATGTGGGAAGGGTGCCGGAACTATACGGTTCGAAACTTTATGCGCGACTCCATGAAGGCCGGAGACCTCGCTTTCTTTTATCACTCCAGCGTGGACCCGGCCGGAATCGTGGGGGTCATGGAGATCGTCGGCGAGGCGTATCCGGACCCGACCCAGTTCGATCCCACGAGCGAGTATTACGACGAGAAGTCTCCGCGCGACAACCCGCGTTGGCTGGCGCGAAACGTCCGCCTGGTCGAGAAATACGCCCGCATCGCGACGCTCGCGGAGCTCCGCGAGGTTCCCGGGCTCGAAGAGATGCTGGTCCTGCGCCGCGGTCAGCGGCTAAGCGTGATGCCGGTTACCGCGGAGGAATGGAAGATCGTTAACGCGCTCCCAGGCCTTCGCGCATAG
- a CDS encoding M28 family peptidase: MTGFCSFAPRRSIVVPIACLLGCAALSPAQQTKSVAERYLTADAVKPAIVELASDRYEGRGGGYPGEKRAAEYLATRYAELGLQPAGDRRHGHATYFQEFSFYPHAPIRPWEQRRSRNVLAFLEGSDPVLKNEIVVIGAHYDGQGRLGQADAGPRLPPREANSKDDIWNSANDNLSSCSAILAIARTITSGGLRPKRSILFAAFGAEEHEIAGSIFYVNHPPFELSRHVAMMNLECIGKAPEKPLTLSAFMTGGFWSATMKEANLEMGTHVQANIPVPIPDSDHYPFASARIAAIVLSGQTDAERHRPTDTADRIDFARTAEAARFALSMLISLADRPERPRFNQSPMPDLGMTADLATPAECDALHLGRGQGCLRVTGILRNRPGEKAGFQIADAMLGYYTDRAIGPPQYHAIRRDMKLAELQAIMEAMLRGKFGRQMRASILRNGQKLDLVLPITP; the protein is encoded by the coding sequence ATGACCGGCTTTTGCTCCTTCGCACCTCGGCGCTCGATAGTCGTACCGATCGCCTGTTTGCTCGGCTGCGCCGCGTTGTCGCCGGCTCAACAGACGAAGAGCGTCGCGGAGCGGTATCTGACGGCGGACGCGGTGAAGCCGGCTATCGTGGAGCTCGCCTCGGATCGCTACGAAGGAAGGGGCGGAGGGTATCCAGGGGAAAAGAGGGCTGCCGAGTACCTGGCGACGCGGTACGCGGAGCTGGGGCTTCAGCCGGCGGGCGACCGACGGCACGGACATGCCACCTACTTTCAAGAATTCAGTTTCTACCCCCATGCCCCGATTCGGCCGTGGGAGCAAAGGCGGTCGCGCAACGTCCTCGCCTTTTTGGAGGGTTCGGACCCGGTTCTGAAAAACGAAATCGTCGTGATCGGGGCGCACTACGACGGTCAGGGACGTCTGGGGCAAGCGGATGCGGGACCCCGGCTGCCGCCGAGGGAGGCGAACAGCAAAGACGACATTTGGAACAGCGCCAACGATAATCTGTCGAGCTGCTCGGCGATTCTCGCGATCGCCCGCACCATTACGAGTGGCGGACTTCGGCCCAAGCGATCGATCCTTTTCGCGGCGTTCGGCGCGGAAGAACACGAGATAGCGGGATCGATCTTCTACGTGAACCACCCGCCGTTCGAACTGAGCCGCCACGTGGCCATGATGAACCTTGAGTGCATCGGAAAGGCGCCGGAGAAACCGCTAACCCTTAGCGCGTTTATGACCGGCGGCTTTTGGAGTGCGACGATGAAGGAGGCGAACTTGGAAATGGGAACGCACGTGCAAGCCAACATCCCGGTGCCGATCCCGGACAGCGACCATTACCCGTTTGCTTCGGCGCGAATCGCGGCGATCGTTCTTTCGGGGCAAACCGACGCCGAGCGTCACCGGCCCACCGATACCGCCGACAGGATCGATTTCGCCCGGACGGCGGAGGCGGCGAGGTTTGCGCTGTCGATGTTGATCAGCCTGGCGGATCGGCCGGAGAGGCCCCGCTTTAACCAATCGCCGATGCCGGACCTGGGGATGACCGCGGATTTGGCGACCCCCGCGGAGTGCGATGCCTTACACTTGGGGCGGGGGCAGGGGTGCCTTCGGGTTACTGGCATCCTGCGCAACCGGCCGGGAGAGAAGGCGGGCTTCCAGATAGCGGACGCGATGCTCGGCTATTACACGGATCGAGCGATTGGGCCGCCTCAGTACCATGCGATTCGGCGCGACATGAAACTTGCCGAGCTCCAGGCGATTATGGAAGCGATGCTGAGGGGGAAATTTGGGCGGCAGATGCGCGCGTCGATCTTGCGGAACGGACAAAAGCTCGATCTCGTGCTGCCGATAACACCCTAA
- a CDS encoding DUF4097 family beta strand repeat-containing protein, with protein sequence MRDEIQRISKLVAEGKLSPDDAADLIDAFYASERADYGGRNDYEEAAAAETATAEAAEKAADATPPPPPNAGSHRDPLKQLVESIEKLTKEGAAAVNWSEVSKNARQSARKGFETLKGGLEDISKGKVNLAWLSTGEVKEVSLPLSIPVGKTLKVDNSCGNVKIVGGFDVGSATARAKFRGATAEDAKAKAEAYTLIIEESDFTVLIRQPDVSGLHVDLEIQMPGTGAVEARVETGDVQIMDTRGSCRVFGRDGDVKLRGLNGVVEIQGENGDVSVEDTTTPSLQIENKHGDIRATRIKGNINARSANGNVHLSHVIGKTVAVESVSGSIKVELEEPVTGTLNVRTVNGDVVLTVPDGSDCRVTLSTLRGNVECGLELQDQTKQDQRITGRLGAGTGTLDISAVTGNVSVEMKQAVTAG encoded by the coding sequence ATGAGGGACGAAATCCAGAGGATCAGCAAGCTGGTCGCGGAAGGGAAACTGAGCCCGGACGACGCCGCCGACCTCATCGATGCGTTTTACGCCAGCGAGCGAGCCGACTACGGCGGGCGGAACGATTACGAAGAGGCCGCCGCGGCAGAGACGGCGACCGCCGAAGCCGCCGAGAAAGCAGCCGATGCTACGCCGCCGCCTCCTCCGAACGCCGGATCGCACCGCGATCCGCTGAAGCAGCTCGTCGAGTCGATCGAGAAGTTGACGAAGGAGGGAGCCGCCGCCGTTAACTGGTCCGAGGTGAGTAAGAACGCCCGGCAGTCTGCGAGGAAAGGTTTTGAGACGCTCAAGGGCGGCTTGGAAGATATCAGCAAGGGAAAAGTGAACCTGGCTTGGCTCTCAACTGGGGAAGTTAAGGAGGTCAGCCTCCCGCTTTCGATCCCGGTCGGGAAGACGCTCAAGGTCGACAACTCTTGCGGGAACGTCAAGATCGTGGGCGGCTTCGACGTTGGCAGCGCCACCGCGCGGGCCAAGTTCAGGGGGGCCACGGCGGAGGATGCCAAGGCAAAGGCCGAGGCCTACACGCTGATTATCGAAGAGAGCGACTTCACCGTCCTCATTCGCCAGCCGGACGTTAGCGGATTGCACGTCGATCTTGAAATTCAAATGCCGGGTACCGGCGCGGTCGAGGCAAGGGTGGAGACGGGCGACGTCCAGATCATGGATACGCGCGGATCCTGCCGGGTATTCGGACGCGATGGAGACGTCAAGCTTCGGGGTCTGAACGGCGTGGTTGAGATCCAAGGCGAGAACGGAGACGTTTCGGTTGAAGATACGACGACCCCTTCGCTGCAAATCGAGAACAAGCACGGCGACATCCGAGCGACCCGAATCAAGGGGAACATCAACGCGCGCTCTGCCAACGGCAACGTGCACTTGTCGCACGTCATAGGCAAGACCGTTGCGGTCGAGTCGGTTTCCGGTTCGATCAAGGTCGAGCTGGAGGAGCCGGTCACCGGCACTCTGAACGTACGAACGGTTAACGGTGACGTGGTTCTCACGGTTCCGGACGGCAGCGATTGCCGGGTTACCCTTTCGACGTTGCGCGGCAACGTGGAGTGTGGCTTGGAGCTGCAGGACCAGACGAAGCAGGATCAGCGTATCACGGGCCGCCTCGGCGCCGGGACGGGCACGCTGGACATCAGCGCCGTTACCGGCAACGTGTCGGTCGAAATGAAGCAGGCGGTTACGGCTGGTTAG
- a CDS encoding BON domain-containing protein produces the protein MRNTILITALAAVMGLGVLSGCTPEAREKYDSAGESAADATKKTGDAVATDAAKTGQAVEKSAEAAGQAVKNAADNTAKAVDNSATTGSVKSALLTAKGLKTNNLNVDTIGNKIVLRGSVPDEAQKKQAENIALGIAGKQFTVENQLTIAPQ, from the coding sequence ATGCGAAACACAATCTTAATCACCGCGCTCGCGGCCGTAATGGGACTCGGAGTCCTCAGCGGCTGCACGCCGGAAGCCCGTGAAAAGTACGACTCCGCCGGAGAGTCTGCGGCCGATGCCACCAAGAAGACGGGTGACGCCGTAGCAACCGATGCCGCAAAGACGGGGCAGGCGGTCGAGAAGAGCGCCGAGGCTGCCGGCCAGGCCGTGAAGAACGCCGCCGACAACACCGCCAAGGCGGTCGACAACAGCGCGACCACCGGATCCGTGAAGAGCGCCCTGCTTACCGCTAAGGGGCTCAAGACGAATAATCTTAACGTCGATACCATCGGCAACAAGATCGTCCTTCGAGGAAGCGTCCCCGACGAAGCGCAAAAGAAGCAGGCCGAGAACATCGCTCTTGGCATCGCCGGAAAACAATTCACCGTCGAGAATCAACTGACGATTGCCCCGCAGTAG
- the rpsD gene encoding 30S ribosomal protein S4, with product MATYRGRKTDICRTVGYDIWGRPKSPAAKRPYPSGQHGPNLKDRRQSEYGEQLLAKQVIRRYYNMLEKQFSNAFKKAQRMPGNTSLNFLRLLELRLATTVWRLGYARTVFQARQMVSHCHIMVNGKMVNIPSFLLKVGDVVEVRDRDSSRRIARDNHYEGSAVPAYMDVDVPNFRGKVVALPEREDFPKFFQEQQVVEFYAR from the coding sequence ATGGCGACCTACCGAGGAAGAAAGACCGACATTTGCCGAACCGTCGGCTATGACATTTGGGGCCGGCCGAAGAGCCCGGCTGCCAAGCGACCGTATCCGAGTGGACAGCACGGTCCAAACCTGAAGGACCGCCGACAGTCCGAGTATGGCGAGCAGCTCCTGGCCAAACAGGTTATCCGCCGATACTACAACATGCTCGAGAAGCAGTTCTCGAACGCGTTTAAGAAGGCGCAGCGAATGCCGGGCAATACCAGCCTGAACTTCCTTCGCTTGCTCGAGCTTCGGCTTGCCACCACCGTGTGGCGCCTCGGCTACGCGCGAACCGTTTTCCAGGCCCGACAGATGGTCAGCCACTGCCACATCATGGTGAACGGAAAGATGGTCAACATCCCGAGCTTCCTGCTCAAGGTCGGCGACGTCGTCGAAGTCCGCGACCGAGACAGCAGCCGGCGCATCGCCCGAGACAACCACTACGAAGGTTCCGCCGTTCCCGCCTACATGGATGTGGACGTTCCGAACTTCCGAGGCAAGGTCGTCGCCCTCCCCGAGCGCGAGGACTTCCCCAAGTTCTTCCAAGAACAGCAGGTCGTCGAGTTCTACGCTCGTTAA